The following proteins are encoded in a genomic region of Nicotiana sylvestris chromosome 4, ASM39365v2, whole genome shotgun sequence:
- the LOC104213331 gene encoding uncharacterized protein, giving the protein MPKTCQTPSKEKSTSKTKAKSKNMNPKSKKIIKPSSEPAPIPTPFPMISSTIPTPLFPVPAALTIPTSIGLSLSKPTTNASVPTSKNKSTKIKATQRKSIKSDKVVPDAAAKVDIVVKEAVVQAELVPVITNTVPFTSDKPQVEEPTVKKNEASLKKGADTTTVLPMGDFGEEKESEIEDRIDEQVDDSIEEEKNSEEEGESESEGGDQEKASENEGDDEESEEDNENRGGE; this is encoded by the exons ATGCCTAAAACTTGCCAAACCccttctaaagaaaaatcaacaTCCAAGACTAAAGCCAAATCTAAGAACATGAAccctaaatcaaagaaaattatCAAACCTTCAAGTGAACCCGCACCCATACCTACTCCTTTTCCAATGATATCTTCCACTATACCTACACCATTATTCCCTGTTCCTGCTGCTCTCACCATCCCCACCTCTATTGGGCTTTCGCTTTCAAAACCAACAACTAATGCATCTGTGCCTACTTCAAAAAATAAGTCAACCAAGATCAAGGCTACTCAAAGAAAATCTATTAAGAGTGACAAGGTAGTGCCTGATGCTGCTGCTAAAGTAGATATAGTGGTTAAGGAAGCTGTGGTTCAGGCGGAATTAGTCCCAGTTATTACAA ATACTGTCCCCTTCACAAGTGATAAACCACAAGTTGAGGAACCCACTGTGAAAAAGAATGAGGCATCTCTGAAGAAAGGGGCAGATACTACTACTGTTTTGCCTATG GGAGATTTTGGTGAAGAGAAGGAGAGCGAGATAGAAGATAGGATAGATGAACAAGTGGATGACTCtatagaagaagaaaagaacagtGAAGAAGAGGGTGAGTCTGAGAGTGAAGGTGGAGATCAAGAAAAGGCAAGCGAGAATGAAGGAGATGATGAAGAAAGTGAGGAAGATAATGAGAATAGGGGTGGGGAATAG